A window from Pararge aegeria chromosome 6, ilParAegt1.1, whole genome shotgun sequence encodes these proteins:
- the LOC120624791 gene encoding lymphocyte antigen 75, giving the protein MTTIQIFSSDLKWCIFFFFTISMLPTSNSKQYRKDYVYNRKSDAFYKFHMEAVLFARTEEICALEGATLMVPRSDEDISQVHGMFKQYPDIGDLAWIGNDGNKHDSIEEIPLINLDENVRTDIPIRGTLWAECDVIERTGETRRHICYRQLPFICKVDTKDAIEDKQCKVFGKGYRYYENVGSCYKIPELALEWNEAYAECHAEGSHLVVLNSELEHQVIYNITNQYHPVKNAWTSWSFYAGVRAEKKRDNSPIVFKTIFNQTLEEAGYSQWSENEPNNDQGHEYCVTIFKNDGKYNDIYCKDKYAFICENEVQKTS; this is encoded by the exons ATGACAACAATTCAAATTTTTTCAAGTGATTTAAAGTggtgcatattttttttctttacaatttCAATGc TTccaacttcaaattcaaaacagtATAGAAAAGATTACGTATATAATAGAAAAAGTGATGCATTCTACAAATTTCACATGGAGGCTGTGCTATTCGCTCGGACTGAGGAAATCTGTGCCCTAGAAGGAGCAACACTCATGGTGCCCAGGTCTGATGAAGACATATCACAGGTGCACGGCATGTTCAAACAATACCCTGATATTGGCGACTTGGCTTGGATAGGTAACGATGGGAACAAGCACGATTCGATTGAAGAAATTCCCCTCATAAACT taGATGAAAACGTACGCACAGACATCCCGATTCGAGGAACCCTGTGGGCTGAATGCGATGTGATTGAGCGGACGGGTGAAACACGACGCCACATCTGCTACCGACAACTGCCTTTTATATGCAAGGTGGACACAAAGGATGCGATTGAAGATAAGCAATGCAAAGTTTTTGGCAAAG GTTACAGATATTACGAAAACGTGGGTAGTTGTTACAAGATCCCAGAATTAGCGCTGGAATGGAACGAAGCTTACGCCGAGTGTCACGCTGAAGGCTCTCACCTAGTAGTCCTCAACTCCGAACTCGAACACCAGGTCATATACAACATTACAAACCAATACCACCCTGTAAAGAACGCTTGGACATCCTGGTCCTTCTACGCTGGCGTGAGAGCAGAGAAAAAAAGAGATAACTCGCCAATTgtgtttaaaacaattttta ATCAAACTTTAGAGGAGGCTGGCTACAGCCAGTGGAGTGAAAATGAGCCCAATAACGATCAGGGCCACGAGTACTGTGTCACGATATTCAAGAACGACGGCAAGTACAACGACATCTACTGCAAGGACAAATACGCGTTCATTTGTGAGAATGAAGTGCAAAAAACTTCATAA